The Gopherus flavomarginatus isolate rGopFla2 chromosome 25, rGopFla2.mat.asm, whole genome shotgun sequence genome has a segment encoding these proteins:
- the ADAM11 gene encoding disintegrin and metalloproteinase domain-containing protein 11 isoform X4, translated as MGHKASRFRNHPPQQFVHLAQVSFLIHAFGSAFTLDLELNHHLLSSRYVERHYGQDGNSSHSPEAGEHCYYQGKLRGEARSLAALSSCRGLHGVFSDGRDMYLIEPRRAAERWQEPLPHLIQRMPAPRPALGCTEPGCLFAALRHQGPDTLPRLRRRRQVRRAQHTVHSETKYIELVVVNDHQLFEQMRQSGILTSNFAKSVVNLADMLYKEQLNTRIVLVAMETWASKDKIHVGEDSLQTLSEFMRYRTEALPEQSDAVHLFSGRTFQSSRSGSAYVGGICSLTRGGGVNEYGNVGAMAVTLAQTLGQNVGMMWNKQRRAAGDCRCPDSWLGCIMEDTGYYLPRKFSRCSIEEYSQFLQEGGGSCLFNKPLKLLDPPECGNGFVQAGEECDCGSLVECAKGGGNCCKKCTLTHDAMCSDGLCCKGCKYERRGTPCREAVNECDIPESCTGDSSQCPPNLHKLDGYFCDHEQGRCYGGRCKTRDRQCNALWGRAAADRFCYEKLNVEGTERGSCGRKGPAWVQCSKQDVLCGYLLCTNITGVPRLGELSGEITTMTFYHQNRYVDCRGGHVELVDGSDLSYVEDGTPCGPGMLCLDHKCLPAAAFNFSACPSSWDGMICFDHGVCSNEGKCICHADWTGKDCSVYDRIPEPKPTGETERYKGPSGTNIIIGSIAGAVLVAAIVLGGTGWGFKNIRRGRSGGV; from the exons TTTGTGCACCTGGCCCAGGTGAGCTTCCTCATTCATGCCTTTGGCTCGGCCTTCACCTTGGATCTGGAGCTGAACCA CCACCTGCTCTCCTCGCGCTATGTGGAGCGGCACTATGGCCAGGATGGGAACAGCAGCCACAGCCCG GAAGCGGGGGAGCACTGTTACTATCAGGGCAAACTCCGAGGGGAGGCGAGGTCCTTGGCAGCTCTGTCCAGCTGCCGTGGTCTGCA CGGAGTCTTCTCAGACGGGAGGGATATGTACCTGATTGAGCCCCGCAGAGCAGCCGAGCGTTGGCAG GAGCCTCTGCCTCACCTGATCCAGCGCATGCCTGCTCCCCGCCCTGCTCTGGGGTGCACAGAGCCAG GCTGCCTGTTTGCAGCCCTGAGACACCAGGGCCCAGACACCCTGCCCAGACTGCGGAGGAGGCGGCAG GTGCGGCGAGCCCAGCACACCGTGCACAGCGAGACCAAGTACATCGAGCTGGTGGTGGTCAACGACCATCagctg TTCGAACAGATGCGCCAATCTGGgatcctcaccagcaacttcgcCAAGTCCGTGGTGAACCTGGCAGACATG CTATACAAGGAGCAGCTGAACACGCGCATCGTGCTGGTGGCCATGGAAACATGGGCCTCCAAGGACAAGATCCACGTGGGGGAGGATTCGCTGCAGACACTGAGCGAGTTCATGAGATACCGGACGGAGGCGCTGCCGGAGCAGAGCGATGCTGTCCACCTCTTCTC CGGAAGGACGTTCCAGAGCAGCCGCAGCGGGAGTGCCTACGTGGGAGGGATCTGCTCACTCACCCGGGGCGGGGGTGTCAATGAG TACGGGAACGTCGGCGCCATGGCTGTGACTCTGGCTCAGACCCTCGGGCAGAACGTCGGCATGATGTGGAACAAGCAGCGGCGCGCCGCAG GGGACTGCCGGTGTCCAGATTCCTGGCTGGGATGCATCATGGAAGACACGGG GTATTACCTCCCGCGCAAGTTCTCCCGCTGCAGCATCGAGGAGTACAGTCAGTTCCTGCAGGAGGGTGGGGGCAGCTGCCTCTTTAACAAACCCTTAAAG ctgctggacCCCCCTGAGTGCGGCAATGGCTTTGTGCAGGCCGGAGAGGAATGCGACTGCGGCTCGCTTGTG GAGTGTGCAAAGGGCGGCGGCAACTGCTGCAAGAAATGCACCCTGACGCATGATGCCATGTGCAGCGACGGGCTCTGCTGCAAAGGCTGCAAG TACGAGCGGCGGGGCACACCGTGTCGGGAAGCCGTCAATGAGTGTGACATCCCGGAGAGCTGCACAGGGGACTCCAGCCAg TGCCCGCCCAACCTGCACAAGCTGGATGGCTACTTCTGTGACCACGAGCAG GGCCGGTGCTATGGGGGCAGGTGCAAAACCAGGGACAGACAGTGCAATGCACTCTGGGGGCGTG CTGCTGCTGACAGGTTCTGCTACGAGAAGCTGAATGTGGAAGGGACCGAGAGAGGGAGCTGCGGGCGCAAGGGCCCAGCCTGGGTGCAGTGCAGCAAGCA AGACGTCCTGTGCGGCTACCTGCTGTGCACCAACATCACGGGCGTGCCGCGGCTGGGCGAGCTCAGCGGGGAGATCACCACTATGACCTTCTACCACCAGAACAGATACGTCGACTGCAG aggTGGGCATGTCGAGCTGGTGGATGGCTCGGATCTGAGCTACGTGGAGGACGGCACGCCCTGCGGCCCCGGCATGCTGTGTCTTGACCACAAATGCCTTCCCGCAGCAGCCTTCAATTTCAGCGCCTGCCCTAGCAGCTGGGACGGGATGATCTGCTTTGATCATGGG GTCTGCAGCAACGAGGGCAAGTGCATCTGCCACGCTGACTGGACGGGGAAGGACTGCAGTGTCTACGACCGCATCCCGGAGCCCAAGCCCACCGGCGAAACCGAGAGATACAAGG GTCCCAGCGGCACCAACATCATTATCGGCTCCATTGCTGGTGCTGTGCTGGTGGCGGCCATTGTCCTGGGAGGAACTGGCTGGGGATTTAA GAACATCCGGAGAGGAAG GTCGGGAGGGGTCTAG